In one Betta splendens chromosome 14, fBetSpl5.4, whole genome shotgun sequence genomic region, the following are encoded:
- the pcolcea gene encoding procollagen C-endopeptidase enhancer a produces MRVDSGWSLPVFLCLCVGWTEAQQTNYTRPVFHCGGDLEADQGFVGSEGFPSFYKPNSKCRWRITVPEGNVVTLSFRIFDLEADSQCRYDYLDVYNGHSNLVQKLGRFCGTFRPGTIISTTNTMMLEMGTDAETQTRGFVAYFSGTKPYVDDEQFCGGKLTKAQGEIKTPNWPDNKYPAGTSCSWLITVEPDMAIQVKFDKFAVEADTYCRFDYVAFFNGGERDDSRLIGKYCGDDAPQPIITSGNVLLVQFVSDLSVTSDGFLAQYTSVRRGSHTPRVDSGAAVRPGPSKPAVIPRKPSRPAATPPPPVPTTTHAPPPPPEPTARAAPAKPTRVRVPGGAAPCPKDCKRQGTIKSSFCASDFVITGKVTSATPGPRGTLNINVALIKTFKTGELAIAQAGEAKTVKLVSQCRKCPLLRRGGNYIIMGQVDEDGRGSLKPGAFTAPFKPPHQRLLTNISNQPC; encoded by the exons ATGCGTGTGGACAGTGGCTGGAGTCTCCCCGTGTTCCTGTGCCTGTGCGTGGGATGGACAGAGGCCCAGCAGACGAACTACACCAG GCCCGTGTTCCACTGTGGAGGGGACCTGGAGGCGGACCAGGGCTTTGTGGGCAGCGAGGGCTTCCCGAGCTTCTACAAACCCAACAGCAAATGCCGCTGGCGCATCACA GTTCCAGAGGGAAACGTGGTCACGCTGTCCTTCCGCATTTTCGACCTGGAGGCCGACTCGCAGTGTCGATACGACTACCTGGATGTTTACAACGGACACTCCAACTTAGTGCAAAAGCTGGGCCGCTTCTGCGGGACCTTCCGGCCCGGGACCATCATTTCCACCACCAACACCATGATGTTAGAGATGGGGACGGACGCAGAGACACAGACTCGAGGCTTTGTGGCCTATTTCAGTGGAACCAAACCATACGTAGATG ACGAGCAGTTCTGTGGGGGGAAGCTAACAAAAGCCCAGGGAGAGATAAAGACGCCCAACTGGCCCGACAATAAGTACCCGGCCGGAACCAGCTGCTCGTGGCTCATCACCGTGGAGCCCGACATG GCGATTCAGGTCAAGTTTGACAAGTTCGCCGTGGAGGCAGACACGTACTGTCGCTTCGACTACGTGGCCTTTTTCAATGGCGGCGAGAGAGATGATTCACGGCTGATTGGGAAATACTGTGGCGACGACGCCCCACA ACCCATTATCACCAGTGGCAACGTGCTACTGGTCCAGTTCGTGTCTGACCTCAGTGTGACCTCTGACGGATTCCTGGCCCAGTACACGAGCGTCCGCCGCGGTTCCCACACGCCGCGAGTGGACTCTGGAGCCGCTgtccggcccggcccgtccAAACCCGCAGTCATACCCAGGAAACCCTCCCGCCCTGCCGCCACTCCACCGCCGCCTGTACCCACCACCACGCACGCGCCACCTCCCCCCCCCGAGCCCACGGCCAGAGCCGCGCCCGCCAAGCCTACAAGGGTCCGCGTCCCCGGCGGCGCTGCCCCGTGTCCTAAGGACTGTAAAAGACAGGGAACCATCAAAAGCAGCTTCTGCGCCAGTGATTTTG TGATAACCGGGAAGGTGACCTCTGCGACCCCCGGGCCCCGCGGCACGCTCAATATCAACGTCGCCCTCATTAAAACCTTCAAAACCGGTGAGCTGGCCATCGCACAGGCTGGAGAAGCCAAGACGGTGAAGCTGGTGTCACAGTGCAGGAAGTGTCCACTGCTCCGCAGAG GTGGCAACTACATAATCATGGGCCAAGTGGACGAGGACGGACGCGGATCTCTGAAGCCCGGCGCCTTCACGGCGCCGTTCAAGCCGCCGCACCAGAGGTTATTAACGAACATCAGCAACCAGCCCTGTTAA
- the tmem88a gene encoding transmembrane protein 88a yields the protein MSLPLNGTLEEMSCETLPEPRPASSAASGVVVPPPYSPGGAADAAEGPLELRGSLDCWACSVLVTAQNLVIALVNAGLATVVFGSILAPALAMIVFGFLCHSTVQPHGTSLYCSDVLDDGGCVALLVVGFLLLTPLLVLALAAYCRLARHLQLGLCFIPYSRAVYKNLPASHHRGGGCFSQRGSLEREGKGSIWV from the exons ATGAGCCTGCCGCTCAACGGGACGCTGGAGGAGATGAGCTGTGAGACCCTCCCCGAGCCGCGGCCCGCCTCCAGCGCGGCGTCGGGGGTCGTGGTGCCGCCCCCGTACTcgccgggcggcgccgccgaTGCGGCCGAGGGCCCTCTGGAGCTGAGGGGGTCCCTGGACTGCTGGGCTTGCTCGGTGCTGGTCACGGCTCAGAACCTGGTCATCGCGCTCGTCAACGCCGGACTGGCCACCGTAGTGTTTGGCAGCATCCTCGCCCCCGCTCTGGCCATGATTGTGTTCGGTTTCCTCTGCCACTCCACG GTGCAGCCTCATGGAACGTCCCTGTACTGCTCCGACGTGCTGGACGACGGCGGCTGCGTGGCCCTGCTGGTCGtgggcttcctgctgctcaccCCGCTGCTGGTCCTGGCGCTGGCGGCCTACTGCCGCCTGGCCCGACACCTCCAGCTGGGCCTGTGTTTCATCCCCTACAGCCGCGCCGTCTACAAGAACCTGCCCGCCTCGCACCATCGGGGGGGAGGCTGCTTCAGCCAGCGGGGAAGCTTGGAGCGGGAGGGGAAGGGGAGCATATGGGTGTag